One genomic segment of Virgibacillus doumboii includes these proteins:
- the flaG gene encoding flagellar protein FlaG: MKLENTLTGTQPLQNEQYNRQMTTAKEKVAEKENELQNEELINTDKIKTVVDKLNEFTEPLRTNLRFEFHEKLEEYYVTVVNPMTDEVIKEIPPKKMLDMYAAMAEFMGILVDEKI, encoded by the coding sequence ATGAAGTTAGAAAACACACTAACAGGTACTCAACCCTTGCAAAATGAACAGTACAACAGGCAAATGACAACTGCAAAGGAAAAAGTGGCCGAGAAAGAAAATGAATTACAAAATGAGGAATTAATCAATACTGACAAGATTAAAACAGTAGTGGACAAGTTAAACGAATTCACAGAACCACTGCGAACCAATCTCAGGTTTGAGTTTCATGAAAAATTGGAAGAATACTATGTCACCGTTGTCAATCCAATGACAGATGAAGTAATAAAAGAAATCCCGCCAAAGAAAATGCTTGATATGTATGCGGCAATGGCAGAGTTTATGGGGATTCTGGTAGATGAAAAGATTTAA